The following are encoded together in the Fibrobacter sp. UBA4297 genome:
- a CDS encoding DUF3450 family protein — protein sequence MKKKLVIFVMSAFLAVNAFADYESEIRDLKLQKEKLNSEIQNLNTRIASTDSMLRADASHRQLLEQRYKADVERRNLEIDSLNAKIRKVAANLQQERNKQARAKNKSDNVAAKRRALRGELAKICKQLEVQIAQTLPWERDKRLDRAKSLTREIESGNVTEEEAFSRMKSLVNEEIKFGDEVSVVNSPLTRKNGEIVNATILRIGNQWMVYVDENGASYGRLERKLENDKVVYEWNEELNLEERAAVKLAIDVKQAKKPPQIVKLPVSLSVVGGMR from the coding sequence ATGAAAAAGAAACTTGTTATTTTTGTGATGTCAGCCTTTTTGGCGGTGAATGCCTTTGCAGACTACGAGTCCGAAATTCGAGACTTGAAACTGCAGAAGGAAAAGCTGAATTCCGAAATTCAAAATTTGAACACACGAATCGCGTCGACGGATTCGATGCTACGTGCAGATGCGTCTCATCGCCAGTTGCTTGAACAGCGCTACAAGGCGGATGTGGAACGCCGCAATCTGGAAATTGATAGCCTGAATGCGAAGATTCGCAAGGTGGCTGCAAATCTCCAGCAGGAGCGCAACAAGCAGGCTCGCGCGAAGAACAAGAGCGATAACGTGGCCGCAAAACGCCGTGCATTGCGCGGTGAACTTGCCAAAATCTGTAAACAGCTCGAAGTCCAAATTGCGCAAACGCTCCCGTGGGAACGCGATAAGCGCCTTGACCGTGCAAAATCTTTGACGCGTGAAATCGAAAGCGGAAACGTGACCGAAGAAGAAGCATTTTCTCGCATGAAGTCGCTTGTGAATGAAGAAATTAAGTTTGGCGATGAAGTTTCTGTGGTCAACAGCCCGCTCACTCGCAAAAATGGCGAAATTGTGAATGCGACAATTCTCCGCATAGGGAACCAGTGGATGGTCTATGTCGATGAAAACGGAGCCTCTTACGGTCGCCTGGAACGTAAGCTGGAAAACGATAAAGTTGTTTACGAATGGAACGAAGAATTGAATCTTGAGGAACGCGCCGCCGTGAAACTCGCCATTGACGTGAAACAGGCGAAAAAGCCTCCTCAGATTGTAAAATTGCCTGTAAGTTTGTCTGTTGTGGGAGGCATGAGATGA
- a CDS encoding MotA/TolQ/ExbB proton channel family protein, translating into MILDERTGFALQTRDESGSTSSPTECHSERNEVKSKDLVQGERRDRKFFFWHDRAEAANAVGVHPVKYVIARSEVTKQSMHRILFVLVLFFTSSAFAWPWSSDKKSAEDEARIKDSLLQVEVRNLQREVETLTRIRMQKADSLEKLDAKHWSNRYAESQLTEEHQNKTRELDGRYSKLSTDLGRVTEEVMANKNVTEEAEEKAKSEEIAFDALNTQVKLSIEKTLGDVAGDYPVGMNKRLLNLKRASAEAEKKVPNTIAAVQGYMADLLARHEVTYTQFYGNEVSQVGSRPDVNVNRLRLGTVFLGEVANDNGDVQALLRSGALQGKVFEWNANLPTEMAANIKSAVNQAGSVASAATDVSQSATIAIPLDVLQNKAIKNSITDTKELTWTEEFKSFFKKGGIVMYPLSLVAIIALLLFLERFVMLSYRGHLGRRFTKKMDALIAEKKYEEAANLCLKKETSLAMVLFAVLNKVNDTRENAERSLQEALLREQPKLERRMGLLAAMGTIAPLLGLLGTVTGIITLFTVITEVGTNDARVLAGGISEALVTTEMGLVIAIPVMILHGLLSEKIEKITSELYVQSTSLMNKVFGKESK; encoded by the coding sequence ATGATTTTAGACGAAAGAACGGGCTTTGCCCTACAGACGAGAGACGAAAGCGGTTCGACGAGCTCACCGACCGAGTGTCATTCTGAGCGAAACGAAGTGAAGTCGAAGGATCTAGTGCAAGGCGAGCGTCGCGACAGAAAGTTTTTTTTCTGGCATGACCGAGCCGAAGCTGCGAACGCCGTAGGCGTTCATCCAGTGAAATACGTCATTGCGAGAAGCGAAGTGACGAAGCAATCTATGCATCGAATTCTTTTTGTGCTTGTTTTATTTTTCACGTCCTCAGCTTTTGCTTGGCCATGGTCCAGCGACAAGAAAAGCGCCGAAGACGAAGCCCGCATCAAGGATTCCTTGTTGCAAGTCGAAGTGCGCAATTTGCAGCGCGAAGTCGAAACGCTTACCCGCATCCGCATGCAAAAAGCCGATTCCCTTGAAAAGCTCGATGCCAAGCATTGGAGCAATCGCTATGCCGAATCGCAGCTGACCGAAGAACACCAGAATAAAACGCGTGAACTGGACGGTCGCTATTCTAAACTCTCGACAGATCTTGGCCGCGTCACCGAAGAAGTGATGGCGAACAAGAACGTCACTGAAGAAGCGGAAGAAAAAGCCAAGAGCGAAGAAATTGCATTTGATGCGCTCAACACGCAAGTGAAGCTTTCCATTGAAAAGACTCTTGGCGATGTAGCGGGCGATTATCCGGTCGGGATGAACAAGCGCCTTTTGAACTTGAAACGCGCCAGTGCTGAAGCCGAAAAGAAAGTGCCGAATACAATTGCTGCGGTGCAGGGCTATATGGCAGATTTGCTCGCCCGTCACGAAGTCACTTACACGCAATTCTACGGCAATGAAGTTTCGCAGGTGGGCTCTCGCCCGGATGTGAACGTGAATCGTTTACGCTTGGGAACGGTGTTCCTCGGCGAAGTGGCGAATGACAATGGCGATGTGCAGGCGTTGTTGCGCTCTGGTGCTTTGCAGGGCAAGGTCTTTGAATGGAATGCAAATTTGCCCACGGAAATGGCGGCAAATATCAAGTCTGCCGTGAACCAGGCGGGCTCGGTGGCAAGTGCTGCAACGGACGTGTCGCAGTCTGCAACTATCGCGATTCCGTTGGATGTGCTGCAGAATAAGGCCATCAAAAATTCCATCACTGATACGAAGGAACTCACTTGGACCGAAGAATTCAAATCGTTCTTCAAGAAGGGCGGTATTGTGATGTACCCGCTTTCGCTTGTGGCGATCATTGCGCTCCTCCTATTCCTTGAACGTTTTGTGATGCTTTCTTACCGTGGTCATCTCGGCCGCCGCTTCACCAAGAAGATGGATGCGCTTATTGCCGAGAAAAAGTACGAAGAAGCCGCAAATCTTTGCCTCAAGAAAGAGACGAGCCTTGCGATGGTGCTTTTTGCGGTGCTGAACAAGGTGAACGATACGCGTGAAAATGCGGAACGCTCCTTGCAAGAAGCTTTGCTCCGTGAACAGCCGAAATTGGAACGCCGCATGGGCCTTCTGGCTGCGATGGGAACGATCGCTCCGCTTCTGGGTTTGCTTGGAACGGTGACCGGTATCATCACGCTCTTTACCGTGATTACCGAAGTTGGGACGAATGACGCTCGCGTGCTTGCGGGCGGTATTTCCGAAGCTCTTGTGACGACGGAAATGGGCCTTGTCATTGCAATTCCGGTGATGATTTTGCATGGGCTCCTGAGCGAAAAAATTGAAAAAATCACCAGCGAACTCTACGTGCAAAGCACTTCGCTTATGAATAAAGTCTTCGGAAAGGAAAGTAAGTAA
- a CDS encoding MotA/TolQ/ExbB proton channel family protein, which produces MTDFHYIFIESLRNTYEAGGVVMLPILLAGVVGFYFLFSSWFRIGSDFFRKDITKVVRRMQRGLTGERAVVGTESSSDEQRVQMTLTNLRKRGGFLSRELSYAIEIAQKNYDEFRDYMQVRMMKSVRYMEQGNHIVSVMAAAAPLLGLLGTVTGMVSTFEVITLYGNQNPVLMADGISEALISTQSGLLIAFPLTLMKQRLDERIEILKQEMEFGATVIDNYFATRAGQRHCKLKAAT; this is translated from the coding sequence ATGACTGATTTTCATTACATATTCATAGAATCTCTGCGGAATACGTATGAGGCGGGTGGCGTGGTGATGCTACCCATCCTCTTGGCAGGCGTTGTTGGATTCTATTTCCTTTTCTCGAGCTGGTTTCGCATCGGTAGCGATTTTTTCAGAAAGGATATCACTAAAGTTGTGAGGCGTATGCAGCGCGGCTTGACCGGCGAAAGAGCTGTTGTTGGAACCGAATCTTCCTCTGATGAACAGCGTGTGCAGATGACTTTGACAAACCTTCGCAAACGCGGTGGATTTCTTTCAAGAGAACTTTCTTACGCGATTGAAATCGCGCAAAAGAATTATGACGAATTTCGCGACTACATGCAAGTACGCATGATGAAAAGTGTGCGCTACATGGAACAAGGAAACCACATTGTTTCTGTGATGGCTGCAGCCGCTCCGCTCTTGGGCCTGCTTGGAACGGTCACGGGAATGGTCTCGACTTTTGAGGTGATCACGTTGTACGGAAACCAGAACCCGGTGCTGATGGCGGATGGAATTTCAGAAGCCTTGATTTCGACGCAGAGCGGGCTCTTGATTGCGTTCCCGCTGACTCTTATGAAACAACGTTTGGACGAACGCATTGAAATCTTGAAGCAGGAAATGGAATTTGGCGCAACTGTGATTGACAACTATTTTGCAACCCGAGCTGGACAACGTCATTGCAAACTGAAGGCCGCGACTTAA
- a CDS encoding ExbD/TolR family protein translates to MDFNLPRRKQKDVGIEMGPLMDIVFILLIFFVVTSSFTRETGVDVTKPQAQSASQLEKENLLIAITREGTIHMNERQVDLASLQDILKQSLAKAPDREAVVIADKESETGVLVQVIDMCNLAGVKKVSIAAQAE, encoded by the coding sequence ATGGACTTTAACTTACCGAGAAGAAAACAGAAAGACGTGGGCATTGAAATGGGTCCGCTGATGGATATCGTGTTCATCTTGCTCATCTTTTTTGTGGTAACGTCGTCGTTCACTCGCGAAACGGGTGTGGATGTGACGAAACCGCAGGCGCAATCGGCGAGCCAACTTGAAAAAGAAAACTTGCTCATCGCCATCACTCGCGAAGGGACGATTCACATGAATGAGCGTCAGGTGGATTTGGCGAGCCTGCAAGACATCTTGAAACAGTCTCTCGCCAAAGCGCCTGACCGCGAAGCCGTCGTGATTGCCGACAAGGAATCCGAAACCGGCGTGCTCGTTCAGGTCATTGATATGTGCAATTTGGCCGGCGTCAAAAAAGTCTCCATCGCCGCCCAAGCAGAATAA
- a CDS encoding energy transducer TonB: MKLVKKLLKRFSILLAAILASMVLVFSVTMANLFLTGKIFHEKKFVKTEVSVKKVEEVEKKIEKKRTARKPNRQKLNSRSPKAGPRFAMALGAVSGTAGAAINSELVADFRGGALSTEKGDVDKKPESRSVANFQVPPQIRDREIDAMLRLSFCVDVGGRAYDIKVIEESPAGSGLAQAGKDAIARMTFAPAEKDGKAVAFCGMEQPFEVKFRD; the protein is encoded by the coding sequence ATGAAACTTGTTAAGAAATTATTAAAGCGTTTTTCAATCCTTCTCGCGGCGATTCTTGCGAGCATGGTTCTCGTATTCTCCGTGACGATGGCGAACTTGTTCTTGACGGGTAAAATTTTCCACGAAAAGAAATTTGTCAAGACCGAAGTCTCTGTGAAAAAAGTTGAAGAAGTCGAAAAGAAGATTGAAAAAAAACGCACCGCACGCAAGCCAAACCGCCAAAAGTTGAATTCTCGCTCGCCCAAAGCGGGACCGCGTTTTGCCATGGCTCTTGGCGCCGTTTCAGGAACTGCGGGTGCTGCCATCAATAGCGAGCTCGTTGCCGATTTTCGAGGCGGCGCGCTCTCCACTGAAAAAGGCGATGTCGATAAAAAACCAGAAAGCCGCTCTGTCGCAAACTTTCAGGTGCCTCCGCAAATCCGAGACCGCGAAATAGATGCCATGCTTCGTCTCAGTTTCTGCGTGGATGTTGGCGGACGCGCGTATGATATCAAAGTCATCGAAGAATCTCCCGCAGGCTCTGGACTTGCGCAAGCGGGGAAGGATGCTATTGCTCGTATGACTTTTGCTCCCGCCGAAAAGGACGGTAAAGCCGTTGCTTTCTGCGGCATGGAACAACCCTTCGAAGTGAAGTTTAGAGACTAG